Proteins from a genomic interval of Alteromonas macleodii ATCC 27126:
- a CDS encoding tetratricopeptide repeat protein translates to MMKRTFKMSAVALVLGAGAVLSAPAALAQSAPVVCPGYEKGKTTLVGERTGKKVQKAFEFYNEDQVNEALNVLYEIDASDDFDRAYVKRFIGNLLAAQEGQGGKALGYLVESVEPKVLNDLEHSQTLKLLGDLSMQEEKYTDAIKWYNKWMDFTCKEDADVYTRLAQAYFESKQLAKMVEPADKAIALYEEPNKNPYVLKLTSYYERKMYPETVAVAEDLVRTFPQEKTWWSRLGFFYILVEDYKKGLSTLELAYMQGYLEKESEIKTLAQLYQSNGMPYKAAKLLEKHVKEGLLKNDADMLANVANAYHQAKNFKTAADLYAQAAAKSSDPEHYRKQGTLLLVAEDYKGAIKALENALERGAEDPEKIHFTLMEANFYAGNFKSAYKHVQEAKKDRSLRRNAAAWEPYIKEKAKNRGISI, encoded by the coding sequence ATGATGAAACGTACATTCAAAATGTCAGCCGTTGCTTTAGTGCTAGGCGCAGGTGCGGTGCTTTCAGCACCCGCTGCCCTAGCGCAGTCAGCACCTGTTGTTTGTCCTGGATATGAGAAAGGAAAAACAACGCTTGTAGGTGAGCGTACCGGTAAAAAAGTTCAGAAAGCTTTTGAGTTCTACAATGAAGACCAAGTTAATGAAGCACTAAACGTACTTTACGAAATCGACGCATCTGACGATTTCGATAGAGCTTACGTAAAGCGTTTTATTGGTAACTTACTTGCTGCGCAAGAAGGTCAAGGTGGTAAAGCTTTAGGGTATTTGGTTGAATCAGTTGAACCAAAAGTTCTAAACGACCTTGAACACTCTCAAACACTTAAATTACTAGGTGATTTGAGCATGCAGGAAGAGAAGTACACTGATGCCATTAAATGGTATAACAAGTGGATGGACTTCACGTGTAAAGAAGACGCAGACGTATATACGCGTTTGGCACAGGCTTACTTTGAATCTAAGCAATTAGCGAAGATGGTTGAGCCAGCAGACAAAGCGATTGCTTTGTATGAAGAGCCAAACAAAAACCCGTATGTATTAAAGCTAACTTCTTACTACGAGCGTAAGATGTACCCTGAAACGGTTGCTGTGGCGGAAGATCTTGTTAGAACTTTCCCTCAGGAAAAAACTTGGTGGTCACGTCTTGGCTTTTTCTACATCTTAGTTGAAGACTATAAGAAAGGTCTTTCAACGCTAGAACTTGCTTATATGCAGGGCTATCTAGAGAAAGAGTCAGAAATAAAGACGCTTGCTCAGCTTTATCAAAGTAACGGTATGCCTTACAAGGCGGCCAAGTTGCTTGAAAAGCACGTGAAAGAAGGCTTGCTAAAAAATGATGCCGATATGTTAGCAAACGTAGCTAATGCTTATCACCAGGCAAAGAACTTCAAAACAGCTGCCGACTTGTATGCACAAGCTGCTGCTAAGAGTTCAGACCCTGAGCATTATCGTAAGCAAGGTACACTTTTACTTGTGGCGGAAGACTACAAAGGCGCTATTAAAGCACTAGAGAATGCTCTAGAGCGTGGTGCTGAAGACCCTGAGAAGATTCACTTCACGTTAATGGAAGCGAACTTCTACGCAGGTAACTTCAAGTCTGCTTACAAGCACGTACAAGAAGCTAAGAAAGATCGCTCTCTACGCCGCAACGCTGCAGCGTGGGAACCTTATATCAAGGAAAAAGCGAAGAACCGCGGTATTAGTATCTAA
- a CDS encoding MotA/TolQ/ExbB proton channel family protein, whose protein sequence is MNYLIGLFESVRDFIATGGDVLYFVAAALFLMWVLMIERYWYLTSVFPKVKKNIIANWDARADTTSWYAHRIRDAWISQASDDLNARMLIIRTIIAMCPLIGLLGTVTGMISVFETMATQGTSNARLMAAGISMATIPTMAGMVAALSGLFISSRLEAKVKLAREGLVDSLPHH, encoded by the coding sequence ATGAATTACCTGATTGGATTATTCGAATCGGTCAGGGACTTTATCGCTACCGGCGGTGACGTACTATACTTCGTTGCTGCCGCGCTCTTTCTCATGTGGGTTTTAATGATTGAGCGTTACTGGTATTTAACCTCGGTCTTCCCAAAGGTGAAGAAAAACATCATCGCGAATTGGGATGCCCGAGCAGATACCACATCATGGTATGCGCATAGAATCCGTGACGCGTGGATTTCTCAAGCGTCAGACGACCTTAACGCTAGAATGCTGATTATCAGAACCATTATTGCAATGTGTCCACTAATCGGTCTACTTGGAACAGTAACCGGTATGATCAGTGTTTTCGAGACAATGGCAACACAGGGCACCAGCAACGCTCGTCTAATGGCAGCTGGTATCTCTATGGCAACGATCCCGACAATGGCGGGAATGGTAGCCGCGCTATCTGGACTGTTCATCAGTTCACGTCTTGAAGCGAAAGTGAAGCTGGCAAGAGAAGGGCTAGTTGATAGCCTGCCACATCATTAG
- a CDS encoding 2OG-Fe(II) oxygenase, translated as MTFTPTHHITIENKPLWIFDDLCTQAEAESLFKGLQVSAFKRDEIARPDTQEYRHWAVNLTSEQIRTLPVYHRAIEAIRGITKQDFSAYRGYVNHASYGDMLFTHTDCAPDANEFTVLVYIAPEWDIEWGGETLFYDNNDDCLFACTPKPARVAIFHGAIKHVGRPPNRICYTPRYTLAFKLEKM; from the coding sequence ATGACATTCACGCCAACTCACCACATTACGATTGAGAACAAACCCCTGTGGATCTTCGACGACCTTTGTACTCAGGCAGAAGCGGAAAGCTTATTCAAAGGTTTACAAGTAAGCGCGTTCAAGCGAGACGAAATTGCTAGACCTGATACACAAGAATATCGGCATTGGGCAGTGAATCTAACATCTGAGCAAATTAGAACCCTCCCCGTATACCACAGAGCGATTGAGGCCATTCGCGGTATTACAAAACAAGATTTTAGTGCTTATAGAGGATATGTGAATCACGCATCGTATGGAGATATGCTTTTTACGCACACAGATTGTGCACCTGATGCGAATGAGTTCACTGTTTTGGTTTATATTGCACCTGAATGGGACATTGAGTGGGGAGGAGAAACGTTGTTCTATGACAACAACGACGATTGCTTATTCGCGTGCACACCAAAACCTGCTCGTGTTGCAATTTTCCATGGTGCGATCAAACACGTCGGTAGACCGCCCAATAGAATTTGTTACACGCCCCGCTACACCCTGGCGTTTAAGCTAGAAAAAATGTAA
- a CDS encoding DUF3450 domain-containing protein: protein MSKRTLIASTVMGAFALTGSAVSADTLEDLHKEEAKIHAAAAKSQEKINTLFEQSQELLVEYRQTVDETENLKIYNDYIASLVADQQRGIDSLQRQIDSIEQTKQGIVPLMFRMIDSLEQFIKLDRPIHLDERLQRVERLRDLMANSNVTVSEQFRQVLEAYLVEVEYGTKINSYQGTIDDAGTEVTVDFFNLGRTALVALSLDQTHAWVWNNESRAWEKLGDEYLSSVVDAVKMANNVIPADLIKLPISAAE from the coding sequence ATGAGCAAGAGAACTCTTATTGCTTCTACTGTTATGGGTGCATTCGCACTAACAGGTAGCGCAGTCTCTGCAGATACGCTTGAAGATCTTCATAAAGAAGAAGCGAAAATCCACGCGGCTGCAGCGAAATCTCAAGAAAAAATCAATACGTTGTTTGAACAGTCTCAAGAACTACTTGTTGAGTATCGTCAAACAGTAGATGAGACAGAAAACCTTAAAATCTACAACGATTACATCGCAAGCCTAGTTGCAGACCAGCAACGCGGTATCGATTCATTACAACGTCAGATCGACAGCATCGAACAAACTAAGCAGGGCATCGTTCCTCTTATGTTCCGCATGATCGACAGCCTAGAGCAGTTCATCAAGCTAGACCGTCCAATTCACTTAGACGAGCGTCTACAGCGTGTTGAGCGTCTTCGCGACCTTATGGCTAACTCTAACGTAACTGTTTCAGAACAGTTCCGTCAGGTACTAGAAGCTTACCTAGTAGAAGTTGAATACGGTACTAAGATCAACTCTTACCAAGGTACTATCGACGACGCAGGCACAGAAGTTACTGTTGACTTCTTTAACCTAGGTCGTACGGCGCTAGTTGCACTTTCTCTAGACCAAACTCACGCATGGGTATGGAACAACGAAAGCCGCGCATGGGAAAAACTGGGTGACGAGTATCTGTCTTCAGTTGTTGACGCAGTTAAAATGGCTAACAACGTCATTCCTGCGGATCTGATTAAACTACCAATTAGCGCAGCGGAGTAA
- a CDS encoding GNAT family N-acetyltransferase, producing MALTQLREWLLAPYFENSGENGCKKSSHASHLSNVTCPLHRRMLVISGNDDFCEAAIRSVQAFVDEVSSISVVNFAGDTLKGKNRKQVLGSECDIATLDCRDSFKPGDVMAVAGIVKRSGCLILICPALSEWVNNISVSFLSEGFTLTQSRYLERFIKHLRNNDYVAFHTEEKTTLPDTAMYRISQGVTSNVYRGSLFKSEEQEQAYSRLYQAHSLNKLNALITAPRGRGKSSLLGIFIESLIRQGKNVLLTSERFDNVKNVLSRIQQYEIAGVRTQQPSTANIQTQLILGDKNEAATFGSVKWVPPDSALLYTTEDEKYDVVIVDEAASIPLPDVYRIIANHKQWVLSTTLLGYEGSGSGFIHKLIPSLPPSAIHLRLSTPLRWFEHDPIEAFFNTTCLFEDRDAARNIGEINFKNSINPPIDYDFSISSFKTISEEALQQIMSLLSLAHYQTTPDDFMRLMDSPDVLVAILKFNDNVIGAAIINAEGSDYLNDTALGIASGKRRPKGHLGAQRLALLSADAKTATFRYWRINRIAVDTLAQSKGMGSYLLQRVSNEAKKQSIDAICTSYGTTLKLDSFWTRNGFEIVDYGRKPNKASGETSALALYPHSNRAKRLLSELVALKESFKFDNQLDNVPISILTIYVEKLVHFTQGTRTLDDVWPILHKIARYAGTQPTPSANTQLNKPNNTILYTLWRLVEIINTKRFLRKVLTHSDMNAKQLVSTFNKENLKASGLKEVTIVIREALLPAFK from the coding sequence ATGGCGCTAACTCAATTACGCGAATGGCTATTAGCCCCCTACTTTGAAAATAGCGGCGAAAATGGCTGCAAAAAAAGCTCTCACGCTTCACACTTATCAAACGTGACTTGCCCGCTTCACCGGAGAATGCTTGTAATATCTGGCAATGATGATTTTTGTGAAGCTGCCATACGTAGCGTTCAAGCCTTTGTAGATGAAGTTTCATCTATAAGCGTTGTGAATTTTGCTGGCGATACACTTAAGGGAAAGAACCGCAAACAAGTACTGGGGAGCGAATGTGACATTGCCACATTAGACTGTCGCGATTCATTCAAACCTGGCGACGTGATGGCAGTGGCGGGGATCGTTAAACGCAGTGGTTGTTTAATACTTATTTGCCCTGCATTGAGTGAATGGGTCAACAATATTTCGGTCTCGTTCCTGTCGGAGGGGTTTACACTTACACAAAGTCGATACCTCGAACGCTTTATAAAGCACCTGCGTAACAACGACTACGTGGCATTTCACACTGAAGAAAAAACCACACTTCCAGATACGGCTATGTACCGCATTAGCCAAGGCGTAACATCAAACGTCTATAGAGGCTCACTATTTAAATCAGAAGAGCAAGAGCAGGCATACAGTCGTTTATATCAAGCACACTCACTTAATAAACTAAACGCGCTGATTACCGCCCCAAGAGGCAGAGGCAAGTCATCATTATTAGGTATATTCATTGAAAGCCTAATCAGACAGGGTAAAAATGTACTATTAACCAGTGAACGCTTTGATAATGTGAAGAACGTGCTTTCACGTATTCAACAGTACGAAATAGCAGGTGTCAGAACACAACAACCATCCACCGCTAACATTCAAACCCAACTAATCCTTGGTGATAAGAATGAGGCAGCGACGTTTGGCAGTGTAAAATGGGTGCCCCCTGACAGTGCCTTGTTATATACCACAGAAGATGAAAAGTACGACGTTGTAATTGTTGATGAAGCGGCTTCAATCCCCCTCCCGGATGTATACCGGATCATAGCCAACCACAAGCAGTGGGTGCTTAGTACTACGCTTTTGGGTTATGAAGGTTCAGGCAGTGGTTTTATTCACAAACTCATCCCTAGTTTACCGCCATCAGCTATCCATTTAAGACTATCAACGCCGTTACGATGGTTCGAACATGATCCCATTGAAGCCTTTTTCAATACGACTTGTTTATTTGAGGACAGAGATGCGGCGCGCAATATTGGCGAGATTAATTTCAAAAACAGTATTAACCCACCGATAGATTACGATTTTTCCATAAGTTCGTTTAAAACCATTTCCGAAGAGGCGCTTCAGCAAATAATGTCGCTACTTTCATTAGCCCATTATCAAACTACGCCCGATGATTTTATGCGCTTGATGGATAGCCCGGATGTACTTGTTGCCATACTTAAATTCAACGACAACGTGATAGGTGCTGCAATCATAAACGCTGAAGGTAGCGACTACCTGAACGATACCGCATTGGGGATTGCGTCTGGAAAGCGTCGTCCTAAAGGGCATTTAGGTGCACAGCGACTTGCTCTGTTGTCTGCTGATGCAAAAACAGCAACGTTTAGATATTGGCGTATTAACCGTATTGCCGTCGATACGCTTGCGCAGAGTAAGGGTATGGGCAGTTACTTGCTACAAAGAGTTAGTAATGAAGCCAAGAAGCAAAGTATTGACGCTATCTGTACTTCTTATGGAACGACACTTAAGTTAGACAGTTTTTGGACAAGAAATGGATTTGAGATTGTAGACTATGGGCGAAAGCCTAATAAAGCCAGTGGCGAAACCAGTGCACTAGCGTTATATCCTCATTCTAACAGAGCAAAAAGACTGCTTTCTGAATTGGTAGCGCTAAAAGAGAGCTTTAAATTCGATAACCAGTTAGACAACGTGCCCATTAGCATACTGACAATCTATGTAGAAAAGTTAGTACATTTTACCCAAGGCACACGCACTTTAGATGATGTTTGGCCGATATTACATAAAATTGCGCGTTATGCAGGGACTCAGCCTACACCAAGCGCAAATACTCAACTGAACAAGCCAAATAACACAATACTGTATACGCTATGGCGTCTTGTTGAAATCATTAACACGAAGCGCTTTCTCAGAAAAGTACTTACACATTCAGATATGAATGCGAAGCAACTTGTTTCTACATTTAACAAAGAAAACCTAAAAGCAAGTGGGTTAAAAGAAGTCACTATTGTTATAAGAGAAGCACTTCTGCCTGCTTTCAAATAA
- a CDS encoding ExbD/TolR family protein: protein MARKVRTEEEDAQIDMTPMLDIVFIMLIFFIVTTVFVKEAGIEVNKPDASQAILHKNANIFIAVTEDGNVWLDKREVAPDSVRANIERLLTEQPTDYVIIQADVKAKHGLVVEIMDQVKAAGVNRVSVAARG from the coding sequence ATGGCTCGAAAAGTCAGAACCGAGGAAGAAGATGCACAGATCGACATGACGCCCATGTTGGATATCGTGTTTATCATGCTGATCTTCTTTATCGTTACCACTGTTTTCGTTAAAGAAGCAGGGATCGAAGTCAACAAGCCAGATGCGAGCCAGGCGATTCTTCACAAAAATGCAAACATTTTCATCGCCGTAACTGAAGACGGAAATGTATGGCTAGATAAGCGTGAAGTTGCGCCGGACAGCGTAAGAGCGAATATTGAAAGACTGCTTACCGAGCAGCCTACTGACTACGTAATCATTCAAGCTGACGTAAAAGCGAAGCATGGTTTAGTAGTTGAGATTATGGATCAGGTTAAAGCCGCTGGCGTTAACCGAGTCTCGGTAGCGGCAAGGGGATAA
- a CDS encoding TonB-dependent receptor, with the protein MYKTLFTLSLLASSVAAYAQQTNVSNTSDSTPSDIERVIVSGDFRQTTLDQLSASATILDQERLRSRQPSHIDSVLNSIPNVNFAAGASRGRFVQIRGIGERSQFAEPINPSVSFIVDEFDFSGLAAAGLIFDTKQLEVYRGPQATLYGTGALAGAVKLSSNDVGSDAPDYVEARIGNKESYRIEGATGDDINTDWGYRVALVHNRSDGFVENTFLNRSDTANIDETALRFAVEGSVDERTTLALTYRWYDIDNGYDAFSLDNDNKTLSDEPGFDEHQTHAVSARSTTNTAAGDFILIATHASHNIAYGYDEDWTFTGFHPWGYTSFDAYYRDVETQTGEMRFVSSDSAALFDGMTDWTIGVFYKSTEEKLLRQYTYLDSDFASEYTPTTTAIYAQTESRLNENLVLVAGLRVENYDFDYADNNQLTRAFDTTMVGGKVALQYTQGNHFYYGSISRGYKGAGFNPDSRVNDNQRFFDEEYNWNYEIGVKGPLLTPDLIARAAIFYMDRKDTQVSDFDVITRDDGTAGLVDIIDNADLGTNKGAELELSWIASDAWQLDASVGYLSATFEGYTLADGTEVSEQRQAQSPKWTANLYSEYALTDNMLWRVDVDYKSEYRFSDGHDVTSPSTTLVNSEIVVLHGDWQTSLWVQNAFDREYYTRGFGGFSNDPRDEYAFDEPYYQIGNGRQFGVTVKYAF; encoded by the coding sequence ATGTATAAAACACTTTTCACACTTTCACTGCTTGCTAGTTCCGTTGCGGCCTATGCGCAACAAACCAATGTAAGTAACACTTCAGATAGCACGCCATCAGATATTGAGCGCGTCATCGTATCTGGTGATTTTCGTCAAACTACACTCGACCAGTTAAGTGCTAGCGCGACCATTTTAGATCAAGAGCGTCTTCGCAGTAGACAGCCGAGCCATATCGACAGTGTGCTAAACAGTATTCCAAACGTAAACTTTGCAGCTGGTGCGTCTCGCGGCCGCTTCGTGCAAATTCGCGGTATTGGAGAGCGTAGTCAGTTCGCCGAGCCTATCAATCCTTCTGTAAGCTTTATCGTCGATGAATTTGATTTTTCAGGCCTTGCTGCGGCAGGTCTTATTTTTGATACTAAACAACTAGAGGTATATCGCGGACCTCAGGCTACCTTATACGGCACAGGTGCATTGGCCGGAGCGGTTAAACTCTCCAGTAATGACGTGGGTAGCGACGCCCCAGACTACGTTGAAGCCCGCATTGGGAACAAAGAGAGTTACCGTATTGAAGGCGCCACTGGTGATGATATCAACACGGATTGGGGCTATCGTGTTGCGCTGGTTCATAATCGCAGTGATGGCTTTGTAGAAAATACGTTCTTAAATAGAAGCGATACCGCGAATATCGATGAAACCGCACTGCGCTTTGCCGTTGAAGGCAGCGTAGATGAGCGAACCACACTTGCACTTACTTATCGCTGGTACGATATCGATAACGGTTACGATGCATTCTCGCTAGACAATGACAACAAAACGCTGTCTGATGAACCAGGATTTGACGAACACCAAACCCACGCTGTTAGCGCGCGCTCTACAACCAATACAGCAGCGGGCGACTTTATTCTAATTGCCACCCATGCTTCTCACAATATTGCTTATGGCTACGATGAAGACTGGACATTCACAGGGTTTCACCCGTGGGGTTACACGTCTTTTGACGCCTATTATCGCGATGTAGAAACACAGACCGGCGAGATGCGTTTCGTGTCGTCTGACAGTGCCGCACTTTTTGATGGTATGACTGACTGGACAATAGGCGTGTTTTATAAAAGCACGGAAGAAAAGCTGCTACGTCAATACACTTATTTGGATAGTGACTTTGCCAGTGAATACACGCCTACGACGACCGCTATCTATGCTCAGACTGAAAGTCGTTTGAACGAAAATTTAGTACTGGTAGCAGGGTTAAGAGTAGAAAACTACGATTTTGATTACGCTGATAACAACCAACTTACTCGCGCGTTCGACACCACCATGGTAGGCGGGAAAGTCGCGCTTCAGTATACGCAGGGCAATCACTTCTATTACGGCAGTATTTCACGCGGATATAAAGGTGCAGGCTTTAACCCCGACAGCCGCGTGAATGACAATCAGCGATTCTTCGACGAAGAATATAACTGGAACTACGAAATAGGTGTAAAGGGCCCATTACTTACGCCTGACCTAATTGCTCGTGCTGCAATTTTCTATATGGATAGAAAAGATACTCAGGTGAGCGATTTTGACGTTATCACTCGTGATGACGGTACGGCAGGGCTCGTAGACATTATTGATAATGCTGATTTAGGAACAAACAAAGGAGCCGAGCTGGAGCTTAGCTGGATTGCTAGTGATGCATGGCAGCTAGATGCAAGTGTTGGATATCTAAGCGCTACCTTTGAAGGGTATACGCTTGCAGACGGTACTGAAGTGTCTGAGCAAAGGCAGGCTCAATCACCTAAGTGGACCGCAAACCTGTATAGTGAGTACGCACTTACAGATAACATGCTCTGGCGTGTAGATGTAGATTACAAAAGCGAATACCGTTTTTCTGACGGCCATGATGTCACCTCGCCAAGTACTACGCTGGTTAATTCGGAGATTGTGGTGTTACACGGTGATTGGCAGACATCACTGTGGGTACAAAATGCCTTTGATCGTGAGTACTACACCCGTGGATTCGGTGGTTTCAGCAACGACCCTCGCGATGAGTATGCCTTCGATGAGCCATATTACCAAATAGGTAACGGTCGTCAGTTTGGCGTTACTGTTAAGTACGCGTTTTAA
- a CDS encoding energy transducer TonB encodes MLRIIVSILLGAGVAFALFVLMAKLIENSSRPADEVPPAPVIDIVMQEPDDQTQTRTRVPPPPPPPPPQPPKMEQVEPETAEPDADGFSLAIPAIDTGGVGVNIGGVGAMQRDGEATPIVRIDPKYPPDAARDGREGWVRLSFTINEVGGVEDIEVIEAEPKRVFDREARRALRKWKYKPKIVDGKPVKQPGMFVQLDFKLEQ; translated from the coding sequence ATGTTACGTATAATTGTATCTATACTTTTAGGTGCTGGTGTTGCATTTGCCCTTTTCGTTCTAATGGCCAAGTTGATTGAAAATTCATCTAGACCAGCAGACGAAGTACCGCCTGCACCGGTTATCGATATTGTAATGCAGGAACCAGACGACCAGACGCAGACGCGTACTCGTGTTCCACCACCACCGCCACCTCCGCCTCCACAGCCTCCTAAAATGGAGCAAGTAGAGCCGGAAACAGCGGAACCTGATGCAGATGGCTTTAGCTTAGCTATTCCAGCTATCGACACAGGTGGTGTTGGTGTAAACATCGGTGGTGTTGGTGCAATGCAGCGTGATGGTGAAGCAACACCTATCGTTCGTATCGACCCGAAATATCCACCTGATGCAGCCCGTGACGGCCGTGAAGGTTGGGTAAGACTGTCTTTCACTATCAACGAAGTTGGTGGTGTTGAAGATATCGAAGTTATCGAAGCTGAACCTAAGCGCGTATTCGACCGTGAAGCACGTCGTGCTCTACGTAAGTGGAAATACAAGCCTAAGATCGTTGATGGCAAGCCAGTTAAACAACCTGGCATGTTCGTACAGCTAGACTTTAAACTGGAGCAATGA
- a CDS encoding acyl-CoA thioesterase, with protein MRFLSRRLVMPNDLNYANSLFGGRALEWIDEEAAIWAICQLETNCLVTKHIGEISFESPAMQGDIVEFGLETKAVGRTSITVSCLVRNKATKKTICFADDIVFVKVDPDTRQPTAHGKTLEGLKAQTDDEVRRLNMNIDAE; from the coding sequence ATGCGCTTTCTTTCTCGGCGTCTAGTTATGCCAAACGACCTTAATTACGCCAATTCTTTGTTCGGTGGCCGCGCGTTAGAATGGATAGACGAAGAAGCTGCAATTTGGGCTATTTGTCAGCTAGAAACTAATTGCTTGGTAACTAAGCATATTGGTGAAATTAGTTTCGAATCACCGGCTATGCAGGGTGATATCGTAGAGTTTGGTCTAGAAACTAAAGCTGTAGGCCGTACGTCTATTACCGTAAGCTGCTTGGTACGCAACAAAGCAACCAAGAAAACCATCTGTTTTGCAGACGATATCGTTTTCGTAAAGGTTGACCCTGATACGCGTCAACCAACCGCACACGGCAAAACGTTGGAAGGTTTAAAAGCACAAACTGACGATGAAGTACGTCGCCTAAATATGAATATTGACGCTGAATAG
- a CDS encoding MotA/TolQ/ExbB proton channel family protein translates to MKPVFKSLLAAATVAVAATGAQAQEAKSLKDLLDQVQQNRVSEARLDKQREAEFQSARADKQALLRKAQADLKAEQARGDRLQKQFSDNEVTLNEKAAELDQATGTLGEMFGVVRQASSEAYGRISTSIVSAQFPGRGQFLAEMSEDSKGLPNIKELEDLWFALQKEMTEGGEVVKFTTEVVNLDGGSSQQEVVRVGTFNLVGEAGYLAYDAEAEVVQPLGRQPDGHFVASADELIGATSGIVPFFADPSQGAILGLLKQKATMSERYHAGGPVGYTITIMLAIGLLIGIYKMITLTITGGKMRSQLKNVNNPSEGNPLGRILKVYQENKTADAENLELKLDEAILRELPKIESGINVIKIFAAIAPLLGLLGTVLGMIETFQTITLFGTGDPRMMAGSISMALVTTAQGIIAALPLILTHSIVASRSKSIIHILDEQTAGIVAAHSESEKA, encoded by the coding sequence ATGAAACCAGTATTCAAATCTCTTTTAGCCGCTGCGACAGTTGCAGTTGCAGCAACCGGAGCGCAGGCTCAGGAAGCAAAGAGCCTGAAAGACCTTCTAGACCAGGTTCAACAGAACCGCGTTTCTGAAGCTCGCCTAGATAAGCAACGCGAAGCTGAGTTCCAATCAGCACGTGCTGACAAGCAAGCACTTCTTCGCAAAGCACAAGCAGATCTTAAAGCTGAACAAGCTCGTGGTGACCGTCTACAGAAGCAATTCTCAGACAACGAAGTTACATTGAACGAGAAAGCTGCTGAGCTAGACCAAGCTACAGGTACACTTGGTGAAATGTTCGGTGTGGTACGTCAAGCATCTTCTGAAGCTTACGGCCGTATCTCTACATCAATCGTAAGTGCACAATTCCCTGGCCGTGGTCAGTTCCTTGCTGAAATGTCAGAAGACTCTAAAGGTCTTCCAAACATTAAAGAACTTGAAGACCTATGGTTTGCTCTTCAGAAAGAAATGACTGAAGGCGGTGAAGTAGTTAAGTTCACTACAGAAGTTGTTAACCTTGACGGCGGTTCTTCACAGCAAGAAGTTGTTCGTGTTGGTACTTTCAACCTTGTTGGTGAAGCTGGTTACCTAGCGTATGACGCTGAAGCTGAAGTTGTTCAGCCTCTTGGTCGTCAACCAGATGGTCACTTTGTAGCTTCTGCTGACGAACTAATCGGCGCTACTTCTGGTATTGTTCCTTTCTTTGCTGACCCTTCTCAAGGTGCAATCCTTGGTCTATTGAAGCAAAAAGCGACAATGTCTGAGCGTTATCATGCTGGTGGTCCAGTTGGTTACACAATCACAATTATGCTTGCGATTGGCCTACTAATTGGTATCTACAAAATGATCACACTAACGATCACTGGTGGAAAAATGCGTTCACAGCTTAAGAACGTAAACAATCCTTCAGAAGGTAACCCACTAGGTCGTATCCTTAAAGTTTACCAAGAGAACAAGACTGCTGATGCAGAAAACCTTGAGCTTAAACTTGATGAAGCGATTCTTCGCGAGCTTCCAAAAATTGAAAGCGGCATCAACGTTATCAAGATCTTCGCAGCGATTGCTCCTCTACTAGGTCTACTAGGTACAGTACTAGGTATGATCGAGACATTCCAAACCATCACACTATTCGGTACAGGTGACCCACGTATGATGGCAGGAAGTATCTCTATGGCTCTTGTAACTACTGCTCAAGGTATTATCGCGGCTCTGCCTCTAATCCTTACTCACAGCATCGTAGCTTCTCGTAGCAAGTCAATCATCCACATTCTTGATGAGCAAACTGCGGGTATCGTAGCTGCTCACTCAGAGTCGGAGAAAGCGTAA